One Phaseolus vulgaris cultivar G19833 chromosome 2, P. vulgaris v2.0, whole genome shotgun sequence DNA window includes the following coding sequences:
- the LOC137810029 gene encoding uncharacterized protein, with protein MRMRNKYRKPTTLGCNAGSRYSTSVVALSLLGCLFLLHLYTYVHHTDRTGGDSPLRLNHHPQFIELQEVEEENIQIPPPKGKRSPRAAKRRPKRTTTLIDEFLDENSQLRQVFFPGHKKTIDPIQTPANESYYYYPGRIWLDTDGNPIQAHGGGILYDKKSRTYYWYGEYKDGPTYQIHKKGAARVDIIGVGCYSSKDLWTWKHEGIVLAAEETNETHDLHTSNVLERPKVIYNERTGKYVMWMHIDDANYTKAAAGVAISDTPDGPFDYLGSQRPHGYESRDMTVFKDDDGMAYLIYSSEDNSELHIGPLTEDYLNVTSVMRRILVGQHREAPALFKHQGTYYMITSGCTGWAPNEALAHAAESILGPWETIGNPCIGGNKMFRLTTFFAQSTFVLPLPGFPGSFIFMADRWNPADLRDSRYVWLPMIVAGSVDQPLDYSFEFPLWSRVSIYWHRKWTLPHGWSSFK; from the exons atgagGATGAGGAACAAGTACAGAAAACCTACGACATTAGGTTGCAATGCAGGGAGCAGATATTCAACGTCTGTTGTGGCATTGAGCTTGTTAGGATGCTTGTTTTTGCTTCATTTATATACCTATGTCCATCACACAGATAGAACTGGTGGAGATTCTCCATTGCGCCTGAACCATCATCCCCAATTCATTGAActtcaagaggttgaagagGAAAATATTCAAATTCCCCCACCAAAGGGAAAGAGGTCCCCTCGTGCAGCAAAACGCAGACCTAAGCGGACAACAACACTAATTGATGAATTCCTGGACGAAAATTCCCAACTGAGACAGGTGTTTTTTCCTGGTCATAAGAAGACTATAGATCCAATACAGACTCCTGCGAATGAAAGTTATTACTATTACCCTGGGAGAATTTGGTTGGATACCGATGGAAATCCTATTCAAGCTCATGGAGGCGGCATTCTCTATGATAAAAAATCAAGAACATACTATTGGTACGGTGAATATAAAGATGGGCCTACCTACCAAATTCACAAGAAAGGAGCTGCTCGG GTGGACATTATTGGAGTTGGTTGCTATTCTTCGAAGGATTTGTGGACCTGGAAACATGAGGGGATTGTATTGGCAGCAGAGGAGACAAATGAAACGCATGATCTGCACACATCTAATGTGCTTGAGAGGCCAAAAGTTATTTACAATGAGAGGACCGGAAAGTATGTGATGTGGATGCATATTGATGACGCCAACTATACCAAAGCAGCTGCTGGAGTAGCAATCAGTGACACACCTGATGGGCCATTTGATTATCTTGGTAGCCAAAGACCCCATGGATATGAAAGCAGGGATATGACAGTTTTCAAAGATGATGATGGCATGGCATATCTAATCTACTCCTCCGAAGACAATAGTGAACTGCACATTGGACCCCTTACCGAAGATTACCTAAACGTGACATCGGTCATGAGAAGAATTCTTGTGGGACAGCACAGAGAAGCTCCAGCTTTGTTCAAGCATCAGGGCACATATTACATGATCACGTCCGGCTGCACAGGATGGGCTCCAAATGAGGCGCTGGCTCATGCAGCTGAGTCCATTTTGGGGCCTTGGGAAACAATTGGGAATCCATGCATTGGAGGAAACAAAATGTTTAGGCTTACAACCTTCTTTGCTCAGAGCACTTTTGTGCTACCTCTACCTGGCTTCCCCGGTTCATTTATTTTCATGGCAGATCGGTGGAATCCTGCAGACTTAAGAGACTCAAGATATGTGTGGTTGCCAATGATAGTGGCAGGATCTGTTGATCAGCCTCTGGATTACAGTTTTGAATTCCCTTTGTGGTCAAGAGTGTCTATCTATTGGCACAGAAAATGGACACTGCCTCACGGCTGGAGCAGCTTCAAATAA
- the LOC137810030 gene encoding uncharacterized protein isoform X2: MVFAIFLLVKCLCGGSSSLTCLDHYCLHIFFLLLFFTSLAIIASSFVLTTSQKTLRRTEKLKESVVGIGEDALRTLGRVIKTTNQMQLLLLPYNPQICASLNSTTQDLRTNSRVIRRFIDRSEQSFDQATHTSYVAHFVVLTVNLVTLVAAIVLMLLYWRPGFIIIIFCFWILASLCWFLTGFDFFLHTFAEDACSAFEDFEKNPQNSSLGSMLPCMNESFSGKLIAQIGYTIHRVVVELNSNMSVIYRLLGVSEENEEVMGVIKICDPFPASSNLNYVSQSCPQNAIRIGDLSKILAKFTCHEEGTGEECKKEGRFLPETSYNMAHAYSRSIQDLLDIYPDLQKLSKCTVVKNKVADIVSNQCKPIRVSTKLLWSSMLSLSIIMVVLVFTWVAKALQCWGRPLSIYSRTP, translated from the exons ATGGTTTTTGCCATTTTCCTTCTAGTGAAGTGTCTATGCGGTGGCTCTTCTTCATTAACTTGTTTGGACCATTACTGTCTCCATATTTTCTTTCTACTTCTCTTCTTCACATCTCTCGCCAT AATTGCTTCAAGTTTTGTCCTTACAACGAGTCAGAAGACCCTGCGGAGGACAGAAAAACTGAAAGAATCTGTGGTAGGGATAGGAGAAGATGCTCTTAGGACCCTTGGCAGAGTCATAAAAACCACGAACCAAATGCAGCTTCTTTTGCTTCCGTACAATCCGCAAATATGTGCGAGTTTGAATTCCACCACTCAAGACCTCAGAACTAACTCGCGTGTGATACGCCGTTTTATTGACAGAAGTGAACAATCATTCGACCAGGCCACTCATACTTC GTATGTGGCGCATTTCGTTGTTCTAACTGTCAATTTGGTGACACTGGTTGCAGCAATAG TTCTAATGCTACTGTATTGGCGTCCTGGGTTTATAAT CATTATTTTTTGCTTTTGGATCTTAGCAAGCCTGTGCTGGTTCTTGACTGGCTTTGATTTTTTCCTTCACAC CTTTGCAGAAGATGCATGCTCTGCTTTTGAAGACTTCGAAAAAAACCCACAAAACAGTAGCCTGGGATCGATGTTGCCGTGCATGAATGAATCTTTCTCTGGGAAATTGATAGCTCAAATTGGCTACACCATCCACAGAGTTGTAGTTGAG TTGAATTCTAATATGTCGGTGATTTATCGGCTCTTAGGAgtaagtgaagaaaatgaagaagtcATGGGAGTCATAAAAATCTGTGACCCTTTCCCTGCATCCTCAAACCTGAACTACGTTTCACAGAGCTGCCCTCAGAATGCCATTAGGATCGGTGATTTATCAAAA ATTCTTGCAAAGTTCACCTGTCACGAAGAGGGCACAGGAGAAGAATGCAAAAAAGAGGGAAGATTTCTTCCTGAAACCTCGTACAACATGGCTCATGCCTACAGCAGATCCATCCAGGATTTGCTGGATATATATCCAGACTTGCAAAAACTGTCAAAATGCACAGTTGTGAAGAACAAAGTTGCTGACATTGTCTCAAATCAATGCAAGCCAATTAGAGTttcaactaaattgttgtgGTCATCTATGTTGTCTCTCTCCATTATCATGGTAGTCTTGGTATTCACCTGGGTGGCAAAGGCTCTTCAATGCTGGGGAAGACCACTTTCTATATATTCTAGGACGCCATAA
- the LOC137810030 gene encoding uncharacterized protein isoform X1 yields MLNSTNRFLFLPLFFFLVFQQTWLASGSPVRQNTFHRPDPLQHFKDYNGDFDVRNKHYVASAAFTGVHGYAFACVWLLCGMVFAIFLLVKCLCGGSSSLTCLDHYCLHIFFLLLFFTSLAIIASSFVLTTSQKTLRRTEKLKESVVGIGEDALRTLGRVIKTTNQMQLLLLPYNPQICASLNSTTQDLRTNSRVIRRFIDRSEQSFDQATHTSYVAHFVVLTVNLVTLVAAIVLMLLYWRPGFIIIIFCFWILASLCWFLTGFDFFLHTFAEDACSAFEDFEKNPQNSSLGSMLPCMNESFSGKLIAQIGYTIHRVVVELNSNMSVIYRLLGVSEENEEVMGVIKICDPFPASSNLNYVSQSCPQNAIRIGDLSKILAKFTCHEEGTGEECKKEGRFLPETSYNMAHAYSRSIQDLLDIYPDLQKLSKCTVVKNKVADIVSNQCKPIRVSTKLLWSSMLSLSIIMVVLVFTWVAKALQCWGRPLSIYSRTP; encoded by the exons ATGCTCAACTCAACCAACCGCTTCTTATTTCTTCCTTTGTTCTTCTTCCTCGTCTTTCAACAAACATGGTTAGCCTCAGGGTCCCCCGTTCGTCAAAACACCTTCCATAGACCCGATCCCTTGCAACATTTCAAAGACTACAATGGAGATTTCGACGTTCGAAACAAGCATTACGTGGCT TCTGCCGCATTTACAGGAGTCCATGGATACGCATTTGCCTGCGTTTGGTTGCTATGTGGCATGGTTTTTGCCATTTTCCTTCTAGTGAAGTGTCTATGCGGTGGCTCTTCTTCATTAACTTGTTTGGACCATTACTGTCTCCATATTTTCTTTCTACTTCTCTTCTTCACATCTCTCGCCAT AATTGCTTCAAGTTTTGTCCTTACAACGAGTCAGAAGACCCTGCGGAGGACAGAAAAACTGAAAGAATCTGTGGTAGGGATAGGAGAAGATGCTCTTAGGACCCTTGGCAGAGTCATAAAAACCACGAACCAAATGCAGCTTCTTTTGCTTCCGTACAATCCGCAAATATGTGCGAGTTTGAATTCCACCACTCAAGACCTCAGAACTAACTCGCGTGTGATACGCCGTTTTATTGACAGAAGTGAACAATCATTCGACCAGGCCACTCATACTTC GTATGTGGCGCATTTCGTTGTTCTAACTGTCAATTTGGTGACACTGGTTGCAGCAATAG TTCTAATGCTACTGTATTGGCGTCCTGGGTTTATAAT CATTATTTTTTGCTTTTGGATCTTAGCAAGCCTGTGCTGGTTCTTGACTGGCTTTGATTTTTTCCTTCACAC CTTTGCAGAAGATGCATGCTCTGCTTTTGAAGACTTCGAAAAAAACCCACAAAACAGTAGCCTGGGATCGATGTTGCCGTGCATGAATGAATCTTTCTCTGGGAAATTGATAGCTCAAATTGGCTACACCATCCACAGAGTTGTAGTTGAG TTGAATTCTAATATGTCGGTGATTTATCGGCTCTTAGGAgtaagtgaagaaaatgaagaagtcATGGGAGTCATAAAAATCTGTGACCCTTTCCCTGCATCCTCAAACCTGAACTACGTTTCACAGAGCTGCCCTCAGAATGCCATTAGGATCGGTGATTTATCAAAA ATTCTTGCAAAGTTCACCTGTCACGAAGAGGGCACAGGAGAAGAATGCAAAAAAGAGGGAAGATTTCTTCCTGAAACCTCGTACAACATGGCTCATGCCTACAGCAGATCCATCCAGGATTTGCTGGATATATATCCAGACTTGCAAAAACTGTCAAAATGCACAGTTGTGAAGAACAAAGTTGCTGACATTGTCTCAAATCAATGCAAGCCAATTAGAGTttcaactaaattgttgtgGTCATCTATGTTGTCTCTCTCCATTATCATGGTAGTCTTGGTATTCACCTGGGTGGCAAAGGCTCTTCAATGCTGGGGAAGACCACTTTCTATATATTCTAGGACGCCATAA